In Kushneria marisflavi, the following are encoded in one genomic region:
- a CDS encoding malic enzyme-like NAD(P)-binding protein, translating to MSQDKKQAALDYHAYPIPGKLSIEVTKPTTSSKHLAMAYSPGVAEPVREIARDPETAYRYTGKGNLVAVISNGSAILGLGNLGALASKPVMEGKGVLFKRFAGINAIDIEVDNADPNAFIETVANIACSWGGINLEDIKAPECFQIERELKARCDIPVFHDDQHGTAIVTAAGLLNALDIAGKTLGDARIVCLGAGSAAIACMDLLIACGAARDNIRMLDSKGVIHDGREDLNEFKARYAATTSERSLDDAIDGADVFIGLSGPNLFAAEQLQKMAANPVVFACSNPDPEIHPDTAHATRDDVIMATGRSDYPNQVNNVLGFPFIFRGALDVRAREINEEMKVAAVHALKDLAREPVTQEVLTAYELDALEFGRGYIIPTPLDSRLLDRVSSAVAQAAVDSGVATKAYPSHYPLTSVEDVYGG from the coding sequence ATGTCTCAGGACAAGAAACAGGCAGCACTGGACTATCACGCTTATCCGATTCCGGGCAAGCTGAGCATTGAAGTTACCAAGCCCACGACCTCCTCAAAACATCTCGCCATGGCCTATAGCCCGGGCGTGGCCGAGCCGGTGCGTGAAATCGCTCGCGATCCGGAAACTGCCTATCGCTATACCGGCAAGGGCAATCTGGTGGCCGTCATCTCCAATGGCAGCGCCATTCTGGGGCTGGGTAATCTGGGCGCACTGGCCAGCAAGCCGGTCATGGAAGGCAAGGGCGTGCTGTTCAAGCGCTTTGCCGGAATCAACGCCATTGATATCGAAGTCGACAACGCCGATCCCAACGCCTTTATCGAGACTGTGGCCAATATCGCCTGCAGCTGGGGCGGTATCAATCTCGAGGACATCAAGGCGCCCGAGTGCTTCCAGATCGAGCGTGAACTCAAGGCGCGATGCGATATCCCGGTCTTTCATGATGATCAGCACGGCACGGCCATCGTCACCGCTGCCGGCCTGCTCAATGCCCTTGATATCGCCGGCAAGACGCTCGGTGATGCGCGCATTGTCTGTCTGGGTGCAGGCTCCGCGGCCATCGCCTGCATGGATTTGCTGATCGCCTGTGGTGCCGCGCGCGACAACATTCGCATGCTCGACAGCAAGGGGGTCATTCATGACGGTCGTGAAGATCTCAACGAGTTCAAGGCACGCTACGCGGCCACTACTTCCGAGCGCAGCCTGGACGATGCCATCGACGGTGCCGATGTCTTCATCGGATTGTCCGGGCCCAATCTGTTCGCCGCCGAGCAGCTTCAGAAAATGGCGGCCAACCCCGTCGTGTTTGCCTGCTCCAACCCGGATCCGGAAATTCATCCCGATACGGCGCATGCCACTCGCGATGATGTGATCATGGCCACCGGCCGGTCGGACTATCCCAATCAGGTCAACAACGTGCTGGGCTTTCCCTTCATTTTCCGTGGTGCACTGGATGTACGTGCCCGCGAAATCAATGAAGAGATGAAGGTTGCCGCCGTTCACGCCCTCAAGGACCTTGCCCGTGAGCCGGTCACGCAGGAAGTTCTGACCGCCTACGAACTTGATGCTCTCGAGTTCGGTCGCGGCTACATCATTCCCACACCGCTGGATTCGCGTCTGCTGGACCGCGTCTCCTCCGCCGTGGCGCAAGCGGCAGTCGATTCAGGAGTGGCCACAAAGGCCTATCCGTCGCACTACCCGCTGACCAGCGTTGAGGATGTTTACGGCGGCTGA
- a CDS encoding DUF481 domain-containing protein: MGSRYIRFFVPLLPLFVTMLPAEQSLADDNENFAGYSTLESAQQADDDFDGEYALGYTKLSGNSNSSSLRTHADLTWYNGPWSWNLYAGINSASDENDTSAENYNLGGRTRYSLDEDNYLFGLARWRKDRFAGYNSQSTLAGGYGRQLLSGPPQSLSIEAGPGVRRDSYTDSDEKKYRALAYGGLNYRWQVSDTATFGQDLVIEATGLNLIMRSQTSMTVSINDALAMRLSYDVDFNDDPPEDAQHKTDTTTAVSVVYDL, translated from the coding sequence ATGGGTTCACGCTACATACGTTTTTTTGTGCCTCTTCTCCCCCTTTTCGTCACGATGCTGCCGGCCGAACAGAGCCTGGCCGATGACAATGAAAACTTTGCCGGCTATTCAACGCTTGAAAGCGCCCAGCAGGCCGATGATGACTTTGATGGCGAGTATGCACTGGGGTACACAAAACTCTCCGGTAACAGTAACAGCTCCAGCCTGCGCACCCATGCTGACCTTACCTGGTACAACGGCCCCTGGTCATGGAACCTCTATGCCGGCATCAACAGCGCCAGCGATGAGAACGACACCTCGGCCGAGAACTACAACCTTGGCGGGCGCACACGCTACAGCCTCGACGAGGATAACTATCTCTTCGGCCTGGCGCGCTGGCGCAAGGATCGCTTCGCCGGTTACAACTCCCAGAGCACGCTGGCCGGCGGTTACGGCCGCCAGCTACTCAGCGGACCACCGCAGTCGCTGTCGATTGAAGCCGGCCCAGGTGTGCGCCGCGACAGTTACACCGATAGCGACGAAAAGAAATATCGGGCGCTGGCCTATGGAGGACTGAACTATCGCTGGCAGGTCTCGGATACCGCCACCTTCGGTCAGGATCTGGTCATTGAAGCCACGGGACTCAATCTGATCATGCGCTCCCAGACCTCAATGACGGTTTCCATCAACGATGCCCTGGCCATGCGCCTGTCCTATGACGTCGACTTCAACGACGACCCGCCCGAAGACGCCCAACACAAGACCGATACCACCACGGCCGTTTCGGTGGTCTACGACCTCTGA
- a CDS encoding DUF481 domain-containing protein, producing MNPPVHANSNIMTAPDMTTLPYRRLTCRRGLGVFVLAVIAFCWHDSARAADSLFYAPPPPSDDAVPFSGAIELGYTALSGNTNTETLLGKGRITWYDQAWTHTTRAEVKNVKDSENTTAEQYLFSQRERYSLGDSPNYLFGLARYEKERFSGYDNQFTTIVGYGRQIFDTDLQALSLEAGPGYRFDDYESGGSRHMLLGYLAADYSISISDTASFIQQFSVEGAEDNVTLRSYSAISVAINSSLALRVSHDIKSNSNPPREADAHTDRTTAASVVYNF from the coding sequence ATGAACCCACCCGTTCACGCCAACAGCAACATCATGACCGCACCTGACATGACGACCCTGCCTTACCGGCGCCTGACCTGTCGTCGAGGCCTGGGCGTCTTCGTTCTGGCCGTCATCGCATTTTGCTGGCATGACAGCGCCCGGGCCGCCGATTCGCTGTTTTATGCTCCCCCCCCGCCCAGCGATGATGCCGTGCCCTTTTCAGGCGCCATCGAGCTTGGCTATACGGCGCTGTCCGGCAATACCAATACCGAGACCCTGCTTGGCAAGGGCCGTATCACCTGGTATGACCAGGCCTGGACGCACACAACCCGCGCCGAGGTCAAAAACGTCAAGGACAGTGAAAACACTACTGCCGAGCAGTATCTGTTCAGCCAGCGAGAGCGCTATTCGCTCGGAGATTCTCCCAACTATCTGTTCGGGCTGGCGCGTTACGAGAAGGAGCGTTTCTCGGGCTACGACAATCAGTTCACGACCATTGTCGGCTATGGCCGCCAGATCTTTGACACCGACCTCCAGGCCCTGTCGCTGGAAGCCGGCCCCGGCTACCGCTTCGACGATTATGAAAGCGGGGGCAGCCGACACATGCTGCTGGGTTACCTGGCCGCCGACTACTCAATCTCGATATCCGATACCGCAAGCTTCATTCAGCAATTTTCGGTAGAAGGCGCAGAGGACAACGTGACGCTTCGCTCCTACTCCGCCATTTCGGTAGCCATCAACTCAAGCCTGGCGCTTCGGGTGTCTCACGACATCAAAAGCAACTCCAACCCGCCGCGTGAAGCGGATGCCCATACCGATCGCACCACGGCGGCCTCGGTGGTTTACAACTTCTAA
- a CDS encoding penicillin-binding protein 1A, with translation MTFIKRLVFHLFFLLLAITAGIALSVAGAALYFAPSLPDVHQLQDYQLEMPLRVYTSDDKLIGEFGAQRRQLVKGDEIPQNFINALLAAEDAGFYQHPGVDPRGLLRAALELGTSGRIRSGGSTITMQVARNYLLTLDQTFTRKIREILLSLQMEQILSKQQILELYVNKIYLGQGAYGVGAAAEAYFDKPLNELNLPELATIAGLPKAPSSLNPISNPQRSLIRRNWVLLRMHQLGMIDQATYQDAVQAPIETKRHHAQPDVQAPWVAEMARQYALERFGDEAYTGNYRIVTTLDSKMQEAARNALINGLVDYDTRHGWRGAEQSDIPASLSEAQDRTDRAGLEEELSESPEVESTAREAAARSKASVPGVDGDVSNWQRVLDATPRLGPLRPAIVIDTNGRTMRVLDDNDDVITIEWPGLEWAARYLSPRGRAAAPSSAGQIAKRGDLVRIMERTRGDGWRLAQMPQAEGALVSLDPQTGALRALQGGFSFANSKFNRVTQARRQPGSNFKPFIYLAALENGMTPATIVNDAPIVQAGVGNQDAWRPENSERSFGGPTRLRVGLYRSLNLVTIRTLQSVGLDKTIDFLVNMGFERKRLPHGLSLALGTAELTPLEIARGYAEIANGGFRIKPWFIERVSQGEDGPNLLEETNPPAACRECDPMDSTVTIDDRTYPIAERVASPDSVYMLRTMMRDVIERGTGRAALSLDRGDIAGKTGTTNDQRDAWFSGFNNNVVTSVWVGKDSNETIAEYGAQAALPIWKDYMGTVLKGTPEASPSAPDDIVTVRIDPDTGRRLHDEDRGGITEIFQKDNLPPYQPRSIRPELESESGSQGTGSYDAIF, from the coding sequence ATGACGTTCATCAAGCGCCTGGTTTTCCATCTCTTCTTCCTGCTGCTTGCCATAACGGCTGGCATTGCACTTTCTGTAGCTGGCGCTGCGCTCTACTTCGCCCCCAGCCTGCCCGACGTTCATCAGCTGCAGGACTATCAGCTCGAGATGCCACTGCGGGTCTATACCAGCGACGACAAGCTCATCGGTGAGTTCGGCGCCCAGCGCCGTCAGCTGGTCAAGGGAGACGAGATTCCGCAGAACTTCATCAATGCCCTGCTGGCCGCCGAAGATGCCGGCTTCTATCAGCATCCGGGCGTGGACCCGCGCGGTCTGCTTCGCGCAGCCCTCGAACTGGGTACCAGCGGTCGCATTCGCTCCGGCGGCAGCACCATTACCATGCAGGTGGCACGTAATTACCTGCTCACCCTTGATCAGACCTTTACCCGCAAGATTCGCGAGATCCTGCTGTCGCTGCAGATGGAACAGATCCTGTCCAAGCAGCAGATCCTTGAGCTCTACGTCAACAAGATCTATCTGGGCCAGGGCGCCTATGGTGTCGGGGCTGCGGCCGAAGCCTATTTCGACAAGCCGCTCAACGAACTGAATCTGCCGGAACTGGCCACCATTGCCGGCCTGCCCAAGGCGCCGTCGAGCCTGAACCCGATCAGCAACCCGCAGCGCTCCCTGATTCGCCGTAACTGGGTGCTGCTGCGCATGCATCAGCTCGGCATGATTGATCAGGCCACCTATCAGGACGCCGTTCAGGCGCCGATCGAAACCAAGCGCCATCACGCCCAGCCTGATGTCCAGGCGCCCTGGGTGGCCGAGATGGCACGCCAGTACGCCCTCGAACGCTTTGGCGACGAGGCCTATACCGGCAACTACCGTATCGTCACGACCCTTGACAGCAAGATGCAGGAAGCCGCTCGTAACGCGCTGATCAATGGGCTGGTGGACTACGACACCCGTCATGGCTGGCGTGGCGCCGAGCAGAGTGATATTCCGGCCAGTCTGTCGGAGGCTCAGGATCGCACCGACCGTGCCGGACTCGAGGAAGAGCTTTCCGAGTCACCGGAAGTCGAAAGTACCGCCCGCGAGGCCGCCGCCCGCAGCAAGGCATCGGTTCCGGGCGTCGATGGCGATGTCAGCAACTGGCAGCGCGTGCTGGATGCCACTCCGCGTCTTGGCCCGCTGCGACCGGCCATCGTGATCGATACCAACGGTCGTACCATGCGTGTCCTCGATGACAACGATGACGTCATCACCATCGAGTGGCCGGGCCTTGAATGGGCCGCACGCTACCTGAGCCCGCGCGGCCGGGCGGCGGCGCCGAGCAGTGCCGGCCAGATCGCCAAACGCGGCGACCTGGTCCGCATCATGGAGCGTACTCGCGGCGACGGCTGGCGTCTGGCCCAGATGCCCCAGGCCGAAGGCGCACTGGTTTCGCTGGACCCGCAGACCGGGGCTCTGAGAGCGCTGCAGGGTGGCTTCAGTTTTGCCAACAGCAAGTTCAACCGCGTTACTCAGGCTCGTCGCCAGCCCGGCTCCAACTTCAAGCCGTTCATCTATCTGGCAGCGCTTGAAAATGGCATGACCCCGGCCACCATCGTCAACGATGCGCCGATCGTGCAGGCCGGTGTTGGTAATCAGGACGCCTGGCGCCCGGAGAACTCCGAACGCAGCTTTGGTGGCCCGACCCGGCTGCGCGTGGGGCTTTACCGCTCGCTCAATCTGGTGACCATTCGGACCCTGCAGTCGGTCGGTCTGGACAAGACCATCGACTTTTTGGTCAATATGGGCTTTGAGCGCAAGCGCCTGCCACACGGCCTGTCGCTGGCGCTGGGTACGGCCGAGCTGACACCGCTGGAAATTGCCCGCGGTTATGCCGAGATCGCCAACGGCGGTTTCCGCATCAAGCCATGGTTCATCGAGCGTGTAAGCCAGGGTGAGGATGGCCCCAATCTGCTTGAAGAGACCAATCCGCCGGCAGCCTGTCGCGAGTGCGATCCGATGGACTCGACCGTCACCATTGATGATCGCACCTACCCGATCGCCGAACGCGTGGCCTCGCCGGACTCGGTCTATATGCTGCGCACCATGATGCGTGACGTGATCGAGCGCGGCACCGGTCGCGCCGCACTGTCGCTTGATCGCGGTGATATCGCCGGCAAGACCGGTACCACCAACGATCAGCGCGATGCCTGGTTCTCGGGGTTCAACAACAACGTCGTGACCAGCGTCTGGGTCGGCAAGGACAGCAACGAGACCATTGCCGAATACGGCGCCCAGGCCGCCCTGCCCATCTGGAAGGACTATATGGGCACCGTCCTCAAGGGAACGCCCGAGGCCTCCCCCAGTGCGCCTGACGACATCGTGACCGTACGCATCGACCCGGACACCGGCAGACGTCTGCATGATGAAGACAGAGGCGGCATTACCGAAATTTTCCAGAAGGACAATCTGCCGCCCTACCAGCCGCGCTCGATTCGCCCTGAACTTGAATCGGAAAGCGGCTCCCAGGGAACCGGCAGTTACGACGCCATTTTCTGA
- the pilM gene encoding type IV pilus assembly protein PilM, whose product MLGFGRATQGLIGVDITSATVKLLELERQGDHWRVASWAVRPLVDRAVVERRIRDMDQVVMALSRAMDHAGPRARRAVVALPTGAVITKVLSMPVSFDDDDITQRIAMESDKHIPFPFNEVTLDFQRLGVNARYNDQQDILLVACRRQDMQLLTDVLEQVGLEPAVVDVEMFAMERATRYLLSAIPHHPDRGSALIDIGASMTAFNIVHRGRIVHTRDNVMGGRQLTDEIRQHYRLTFEEAGRAKKAGDLPEYRSRILHPFRESLVQQIMRSLKLYYTTAGACEIEHLILAGGSSVIEGLAERLTEESRLEVISANPFASMRIGNGIDHVKLSLDAPAMMTACGLAMRSLS is encoded by the coding sequence GTGCTGGGTTTTGGACGTGCGACACAGGGGTTGATCGGCGTGGATATTACCTCTGCCACCGTCAAGCTGCTTGAGCTTGAGCGTCAGGGTGATCATTGGCGGGTGGCCTCCTGGGCCGTACGCCCGCTGGTGGATCGCGCCGTGGTCGAGCGCCGCATTCGTGATATGGACCAGGTGGTCATGGCGCTGTCGCGTGCCATGGATCATGCCGGCCCCCGGGCACGCCGTGCCGTGGTGGCGCTTCCCACTGGCGCCGTCATTACCAAGGTGCTGAGCATGCCGGTGTCGTTTGACGACGATGACATCACCCAGCGTATTGCCATGGAGTCGGACAAGCATATTCCGTTTCCGTTCAATGAAGTGACGCTCGACTTTCAGCGTCTGGGCGTCAATGCTCGCTATAACGATCAGCAGGATATTCTGCTGGTGGCCTGTCGGCGACAGGACATGCAGCTGTTGACTGATGTGCTGGAACAGGTTGGGCTCGAGCCTGCCGTTGTGGACGTTGAAATGTTCGCTATGGAGCGCGCGACGCGTTATCTGCTGTCCGCAATCCCCCATCATCCCGACCGGGGCAGCGCGCTGATTGATATTGGCGCCAGCATGACTGCCTTTAACATCGTCCATCGTGGCCGCATCGTGCATACCCGCGACAATGTCATGGGCGGGCGCCAGCTCACCGACGAGATTCGCCAGCATTATCGCCTGACGTTCGAGGAGGCCGGGCGCGCCAAGAAGGCCGGCGATCTGCCGGAGTATCGTTCGCGCATTCTGCACCCCTTTCGCGAGTCGCTGGTGCAGCAGATCATGCGCTCGCTGAAGCTTTACTACACCACGGCCGGTGCCTGTGAAATAGAGCATCTGATCCTTGCCGGAGGCTCCAGCGTCATCGAGGGGCTGGCCGAGCGTCTGACCGAAGAGAGCCGTCTTGAGGTCATCTCTGCCAACCCGTTTGCCAGCATGCGCATTGGCAACGGAATCGATCACGTTAAGCTGTCTCTGGATGCACCCGCCATGATGACTGCCTGCGGATTGGCCATGAGGTCGCTGTCATGA
- a CDS encoding PilN domain-containing protein, whose protein sequence is MSTVIETPGNAQIDINLLPWREQARERRTRRFHLWLFFSVILGLAIGFLCQFYQQYQLDRINDDIAYIQQRTEHLEQDINQGHVLEDKRHQMQGRIELIRQLQFSRSQTVALFQALTDTLSDGVVYDRINRHDGQLEISGLAMTNRQVSDQMRALSSAPVLGEPLLLDVRAEDERSNRRRFNLQVPEHPLHEVPTSVEALP, encoded by the coding sequence ATGAGTACGGTCATTGAAACGCCCGGCAATGCTCAAATCGATATCAACCTGCTGCCCTGGCGGGAACAGGCGCGCGAGCGCCGTACACGACGATTTCATCTCTGGCTGTTTTTCAGCGTGATACTCGGACTGGCCATCGGGTTTTTATGTCAGTTCTACCAGCAGTACCAGCTCGATCGCATCAATGATGACATCGCTTATATTCAGCAGCGCACCGAGCATCTCGAGCAGGACATCAACCAGGGACATGTTCTCGAAGACAAGCGTCATCAGATGCAGGGCCGTATCGAGCTGATTCGTCAGCTGCAGTTCTCCCGCTCCCAGACCGTGGCGCTTTTTCAGGCGTTGACCGACACCCTGAGCGATGGCGTGGTGTATGACCGGATCAATCGCCATGACGGTCAGCTCGAAATCAGTGGTCTGGCCATGACCAATCGTCAGGTGTCCGATCAGATGCGTGCGCTCTCCAGCGCGCCAGTACTGGGGGAGCCTTTATTGCTGGACGTGCGTGCCGAGGATGAACGCTCGAACCGTCGGCGCTTTAACCTGCAGGTGCCGGAACATCCCCTGCATGAGGTGCCGACGAGTGTGGAGGCGTTGCCATGA
- a CDS encoding type IV pilus inner membrane component PilO, translating to MTRIDWRLEWQRLRQVRLTELSIEEGGSWPWLLRVLFCTLVTLIVAFGAQWYLAAPVAQEVGEARAQVETMKSQYATRAFQAANLPLLEQRMEELDVRMGALLSMLPTDSEVPALLDDISDAARRQQLDIDFIRLATPESHPFYITQPLEIQVRGDYHRLAAFISRVAELPRIVTLHDFTLTPTASGANDALVLSLQAETYRYEPGQVEATPSKAVTP from the coding sequence ATGACACGTATCGACTGGCGTCTTGAATGGCAGCGGCTGCGTCAGGTGCGCCTGACCGAGCTTAGCATTGAGGAGGGCGGCAGCTGGCCCTGGCTGTTGCGTGTGCTGTTCTGCACGCTGGTGACACTGATCGTGGCATTCGGGGCGCAGTGGTATCTGGCAGCTCCGGTGGCACAGGAGGTAGGCGAGGCGCGCGCGCAGGTCGAGACGATGAAGTCGCAGTACGCTACGCGTGCCTTTCAGGCTGCCAATCTACCGCTGCTGGAACAGCGTATGGAAGAGCTGGATGTGCGAATGGGTGCGCTTTTGAGCATGTTACCCACGGACAGTGAAGTACCGGCGCTGCTTGATGACATCAGCGATGCGGCCCGGCGTCAGCAGCTCGACATTGATTTCATTCGGTTGGCCACGCCCGAATCACACCCTTTCTATATTACCCAGCCACTGGAAATTCAGGTGCGCGGCGATTACCACCGTCTGGCCGCCTTTATCTCCCGCGTGGCAGAGTTGCCACGCATCGTGACGCTGCATGATTTTACCCTGACGCCCACGGCCAGCGGAGCCAACGATGCGCTGGTGCTGTCGCTGCAGGCCGAGACCTATCGCTATGAGCCCGGCCAGGTAGAGGCCACTCCGTCGAAGGCGGTGACACCATGA
- a CDS encoding pilus assembly protein PilP: MKPAPLMVMTLCLALWGCGRNDTAQLDAELETLRTRPVGHLDALPEQPAYQPLHYSAGGHRSPFASPPGMVAATPAASPPSGSVSPDPDRAREPLERYPLESLRLVGTLSVGGRTIALIRTPEGRVIRIGYRARIGENSGRVTRIGSDHIEITELAPDGRGGFSDVSRTLTLGATS, from the coding sequence ATGAAGCCCGCGCCCCTGATGGTGATGACGCTGTGCCTGGCGCTCTGGGGCTGCGGACGCAATGATACGGCGCAGCTGGACGCCGAACTCGAGACGCTGCGCACTCGTCCGGTAGGTCATCTGGATGCGCTGCCCGAACAGCCCGCCTATCAACCCCTGCACTATAGCGCCGGGGGGCATCGCAGTCCCTTTGCCAGCCCGCCGGGCATGGTGGCCGCAACGCCTGCGGCATCGCCACCTTCAGGCAGTGTCAGTCCGGACCCCGACCGTGCACGCGAACCGCTTGAGCGCTATCCGCTGGAGTCACTGCGACTGGTAGGCACCCTGAGCGTAGGAGGGCGCACGATCGCGCTGATACGCACCCCGGAAGGCCGGGTCATACGCATCGGATACCGAGCGCGTATTGGTGAAAACAGTGGACGGGTCACCCGCATTGGCAGTGACCATATCGAGATTACCGAGCTGGCGCCTGATGGCCGCGGCGGTTTTAGTGACGTCAGCCGCACGTTGACGCTGGGAGCAACTTCATGA
- the pilQ gene encoding type IV pilus secretin PilQ, which translates to MTPMGHHVYRGRQLPGPYAAIVSNHRHRRWRDALAFVTGLLLLLGVALVNAASLTDITSKQTGSGEVVQLVFDGPVNVPQSTMLSAPQRLVLDFDGAGSRLSSSRVPLASANVDAAEARVSGNRLRVILAMARPVGWQLSAAGNVLEVRLGDRISGGTAAGSGDLLQRIAAVQAGGATARGYDESATAAASDARARIENIDYRAVGQGSGELIVTLDRQGISPQLDVQGDQARVRLSGVRLTPQWQRIMDVSDFATPVSRVTPSQSGEDVVLTLAMAPGAVAMATQRGSEAVIRVSPAGSAAADRLQSQFPFDGKRISLNFEDIDVRTVLSILADEVGLNLVVSDSVSGNVTINLRQVPWDQALDLILQTRGLASRRSGNVLLVAPAEELSGMAQRVAQADQGMSANEALTTDYLQMRYAKAINMAALLRGEQGLGLLSERGHVSVDERTNTLLVQDTRERIEEIRRTIDHLDVPVRQVQIEARIVIARDRVVNQLGVRWGLSRPGTPSSGINLNGASNGLAANGGLSVDLGNAVAPTTGFSFGYLSGDVLLDLELNALESEGKSQTISQPKVITANQHPALIKQGQEIPYQQGGDNTLTGTTVQFKEAVLSLEVTPQITPDNRIIMDLIVNNDDVSSNQYNGVPAIDTNQIQTQVLVNDGETVVLGGILSTEQVNNLYKTPFLGDLPGLGRLFRYTEQSNEKVELLVFITPRILEDTLTVR; encoded by the coding sequence ATGACACCAATGGGTCACCATGTTTACCGCGGTCGGCAGTTGCCCGGCCCCTATGCCGCGATCGTTTCGAATCATCGACACAGGCGATGGCGTGATGCCCTGGCATTCGTGACTGGCCTTTTGCTGCTTTTAGGGGTAGCGCTGGTGAATGCGGCCTCCCTGACCGATATCACCTCTAAACAGACAGGCTCGGGGGAGGTCGTTCAGCTGGTCTTTGATGGTCCGGTCAACGTGCCGCAGTCCACGATGCTGAGTGCGCCGCAGCGGCTGGTGCTGGATTTTGACGGTGCCGGCAGTCGGCTGTCGTCTTCGCGCGTGCCGCTGGCCAGTGCCAATGTCGATGCCGCCGAGGCGCGCGTCTCCGGCAATCGGCTGCGTGTTATTCTGGCCATGGCGCGCCCGGTGGGGTGGCAGCTCTCCGCTGCAGGCAATGTGCTTGAGGTCAGGCTCGGCGATCGCATCTCGGGCGGCACCGCTGCCGGAAGCGGTGATCTGTTGCAGCGTATTGCCGCGGTTCAGGCCGGTGGTGCTACTGCTCGGGGTTATGATGAGAGCGCCACTGCGGCGGCCAGCGATGCTCGGGCCCGTATTGAAAACATCGATTATCGCGCCGTCGGTCAGGGAAGTGGTGAGCTGATCGTGACGCTGGATCGACAGGGCATCTCGCCCCAGCTGGACGTACAGGGCGATCAGGCTCGCGTACGCCTGTCGGGCGTGCGGCTGACGCCGCAGTGGCAGCGCATCATGGATGTCAGCGACTTTGCAACCCCCGTGTCCCGCGTGACGCCTTCGCAGTCGGGTGAGGATGTGGTGCTGACGCTGGCCATGGCGCCAGGGGCGGTGGCGATGGCCACCCAGCGAGGAAGCGAGGCCGTGATCCGGGTATCGCCGGCCGGCTCTGCCGCAGCCGATCGCCTGCAGTCGCAGTTTCCCTTTGATGGCAAGCGCATCTCGCTGAATTTCGAGGACATCGATGTGCGCACGGTGCTGTCGATTCTGGCCGATGAGGTCGGGCTCAATCTGGTGGTCAGTGACAGCGTCAGTGGCAACGTGACGATCAACCTGCGCCAGGTGCCGTGGGATCAGGCGCTTGATCTGATTCTCCAGACCCGTGGCCTTGCCAGTCGGCGCAGCGGCAACGTACTGCTGGTGGCGCCCGCCGAGGAGCTTTCCGGTATGGCGCAGCGTGTCGCTCAGGCCGATCAGGGAATGTCGGCCAACGAGGCGCTGACCACCGACTATCTGCAGATGCGCTATGCCAAGGCGATCAACATGGCGGCACTTTTGCGTGGAGAGCAGGGGCTGGGACTGTTGTCCGAGCGTGGGCACGTGTCGGTGGATGAACGCACCAACACGCTGCTGGTGCAGGACACCCGCGAGCGTATCGAGGAGATTCGTCGCACCATCGATCATCTGGATGTGCCGGTGCGCCAGGTACAGATCGAGGCGCGCATCGTGATCGCCCGCGACCGGGTGGTCAATCAGCTGGGCGTGCGATGGGGGCTGTCACGACCGGGCACGCCGTCAAGCGGCATCAATCTGAACGGTGCCTCCAATGGGTTGGCGGCCAATGGTGGGCTGAGTGTGGATCTGGGTAACGCCGTAGCGCCTACCACCGGCTTCAGCTTTGGCTATCTCTCGGGAGATGTGCTGCTGGACCTGGAACTCAATGCGCTGGAGTCCGAGGGCAAGAGCCAGACAATTTCCCAGCCCAAGGTGATCACGGCCAATCAGCACCCGGCCCTGATCAAGCAGGGTCAGGAAATTCCCTATCAGCAGGGCGGCGACAACACCCTGACCGGCACCACCGTGCAGTTCAAGGAGGCGGTGCTGTCGCTGGAAGTCACACCTCAGATCACGCCCGACAATCGCATCATCATGGATCTGATCGTCAACAATGACGACGTCTCCAGCAATCAGTACAACGGTGTGCCGGCCATCGATACCAATCAAATTCAGACCCAGGTGCTGGTCAATGATGGTGAAACGGTCGTACTTGGCGGTATCCTCTCTACCGAGCAGGTCAACAATCTGTACAAGACTCCTTTCCTTGGTGACCTGCCGGGCCTTGGTCGACTGTTTCGCTATACCGAGCAGTCCAATGAAAAGGTAGAATTGCTGGTGTTCATTACGCCAAGGATCCTTGAGGACACCCTGACGGTGCGCTAA